Proteins encoded together in one Drosophila albomicans strain 15112-1751.03 chromosome 2R, ASM965048v2, whole genome shotgun sequence window:
- the LOC117576626 gene encoding ubiquitin-conjugating enzyme E2 G1, with translation MSELQASLLLKRQLAELQRNPVEGFSAGLISDEDIFKWEVVIIGPPDTLYECGCFKAHLIFPKEYPLRPPRMKFVTEIWHPNIEKNGDVCISILHEPGDDKWGYEKAEERWLPVHTVETILLSVISMLTDPNDESAANVDAAKEWREDYAEFKRKVARCVRRSQEEV, from the coding sequence ATGTCTGAACTGCAAGcttcgctgctgctgaagcGCCAACTTGCCGAACTGCAACGCAATCCCGTCGAGGGCTTCTCCGCAGGCCTTATCAGCGATGAGGACATCTTCAAGTGGGAAGTGGTCATCATTGGGCCACCGGATACACTCTATGAATGCGGCTGCTTCAAGGCCCATTTGATCTTTCCCAAAGAGTATCCATTGCGTCCGCCACGCATGAAATTCGTCACCGAAATCTGGCATCCAAATATCGAAAAGAATGGCGACGTGTGCATCTCGATTTTGCACGAACCGGGCGATGATAAGTGGGGATATGAGAAGGCCGAGGAGCGTTGGCTGCCCGTGCACACCGTGGAAACCATTTTGTTGTCGGTCATCTCTATGCTGACCGATCCCAATGATGAGTCGGCGGCCAATGTGGATGCGGCCAAGGAATGGCGCGAGGATTATGCTGAGTTCAAGCGCAAAGTAGCACGTTGTGTGCGTCGCAGCCAGGAGGAAGTCTAA
- the LOC117575915 gene encoding low molecular weight phosphotyrosine protein phosphatase 2, which yields MNTTENSKNVLMVCTDNISRSPIAEAVLRDVISKEGLQEEWQVDSAAIEGWHLGEKPDPRALSVLGHHKIKYNDCARRLDIDDFEKFDYILGMDPSNMASLRLLKPHYSNSKLLLLSDFLFGFKTNNRCIEDPYYEIGEDSFEKIYEQCHFACSNFLKQARHNQIII from the exons atgaatacaactgaaaattctaaaaatgtgCTTATGGTGTGCACGG ATAACATTAGTCGATCGCCTATAGCGGAGGCGGTTTTAAGAGATGTCATTTCTAAAGAGGGACTCCAAGAGGAGTGGCAAGTGGACAGCGCTGCTATTGAAGGTTGGCATTTGGGCGAGAAGCCCGATCCGAGGGCATTAAGTGTGCTGGGCCACCACAAAATTAAGTATAATGACTGCGCTCGTCGCCTGGACATCGATGATTTCGAAAAGTTTGACTACATACTCGGAATGGATCCAAGTAATATGGCCTCATTGAGGCTGTTAAAACCGCACTATTCCAACTcgaaattgcttttgctgaGTGACTTTCTGTTTGGCTTCAAGACAAACAACCGATGCATTGAAGATCCCTactat GAAATTGGTGAGGATTCTTTCGAAAAGATTTACGAGCAATGTCATTTTGCGTGTTCCAACTTTTTGAAACAAGCGCGCCacaatcaaattattatttag
- the LOC117575914 gene encoding low molecular weight phosphotyrosine protein phosphatase 1 — protein MTKKILMICLGNICRSPIAEVVMVDVVAKAKVNDVVVDSAAIGSWHVGNRADPRALSTLQQHGLKSTHIVRQIKKQDFDEFDYIFGMDEENMSELRRLAPKGSKAELLMLGDFGLPKEKRIIEDPYYQRGAEGFEVAYQQCVVACQAFLQQRLQK, from the exons atgacaaagaaaatattaatgatttGTCTTG GCAACATTTGCCGCTCGCCTATTGCCGAAGTTGTGATGGTCGATGTCGTAGCCAAGGCGAAGGTCAACGATGTCGTTGTGGACAGCGCTGCCATCGGTTCGTGGCATGTGGGAAATCGAGCTGATCCTCGAGCTTTGAGCACACTGCAGCAGCATGGACTGAAGAGCACGCATATTGTACGTCAAATAAAGAAGCAGGACTTCGATGAGTTCGATTACATCTTCGGCATGGATGAGGAAAACATGAGCGAGCTGCGGCGACTGGCGCCCAAAGGTTCGAAGGCGGAGTTGCTCATGTTGGGTGACTTTGGCTTGCCCAAGGAAAAGCGTATTATCGAGGATCCCTATTAT CAAAGAGGCGCTGAGGGATTCGAAGTGGCTTATCAGCAGTGTGTTGTGGCCTGTCAAGCATTCCTACAGCAGCGACTACAAAAATAG
- the LOC117575916 gene encoding low molecular weight phosphotyrosine protein phosphatase 1 → MKVLFVCLGNTCRSPMAEAILKHLINKMQLQDWQTDSAGLRDWNVGYEAQGRAQHLLQQHGLKTKHLSRIITVQDFYEYDYIFGMDENNILELEQMAEKLQPQPKCRIMLLGSFIGRKEDEIIEDPYFSRGMGSFHAAYAQILESCQNFVQQHRSLN, encoded by the exons ATGAAAGTATTATTTGTATGCTTAg gAAACACTTGTCGCTCACCCATGGCTGAAGCGATTTTAAAGcatcttataaataaaatgcaattgcaagaTTGGCAAACAGACAGCGCTGGATTGAGAGATTGGAATGTTGGCTATGAGGCTCAGGGACGCGCTCAACACCTGTTGCAGCAACATGGTCTAAAGACAAAACATCTCAGCCGCATa ATAACCGTGCAGGACTTTTATGAATATGATTATATATTTGGCATGGATGAGAACAATATATTGGAATTGGAGCAAATGGCCGAAAAGCTGCAACCACAGCCAAAATGTCGTATTATGCTTTTGGGTAGCTTTATCGGTCGCAAGGAAGATGAAATCATCGAGGATCcctatttt AGTCGTGGAATGGGAAGCTTCCATGCAGCGTATGCCCAGATCCTGGAAAGTTGTCAGAACTTTGTGCAGCAACATCGcagtttaaattaa